The nucleotide window GCGCTGCGACAGCACGCCGGCCAGGCTCTGCCCGCGCATCAGCTCGGACACGATGAAGTCCAGCTCCAGCTCGGCGTCGCCGCCCATGGCGTGGACGGCGGCGACGTGCGGGTGCCGGATGGCGGACGCGGCGGCCACCTCGCGGGCCACCAGCTGGCGGAAGCGCTCGCGCGCCTCGGGGGCGCGCGGGGCGTTCAGCACCTTCACGGCCACGTCGGCGTCGAGTTCGGCGTCGTGCGCGCGGTAGACCAGGCCGGCGCGCCCGGGCCCGATCAGCTCCTGGACGGCGTAGCGGCCGGCGAGCGTGCGCCCGATGAGCAGTCGTTCAAGCCCCACCATGGCTGGAGATCGGCGGAAAGAGGGATGGGCAGGCTCCGCGCGCCGCGGCCGTGTACCGGCACGGGCGAAAAGCCGCGGGAGATCGCGGAGACGCGACGAACCCGGGTCGCAAGGCGCCCGGGGAACCGCACGTGCGTGTGGGGTTCGGAACCACGCGGGAACGCCCGGCCGCATCGCGCGGCCCAGCGCTGGGGGGAGGTAGAACTGGCGTGGGGAAGCGGAAGTTAGTGCGCCGCGCCGCGTTGGTCAATGCGCGCGTGGGATTCGGTTAGCGCCGGACCGCTGGCGGCCACGGTTGCGAGAACTGAAACGGAACGAAGGGCTTCAGTCGCTCAAAGTCTTGAACGTTGTCCGTCAGCAGCATTACTCCCGCCTCTGAACACGAGACAGCGATGAGCGCATCGTTCACAAACGCCCGCGGCATCCGGCTCCGTTCCATGCCAACCGTGCTGGCGATTTCCGACAGAACTTCACCCGCCCGGCTCCACGCCGCATGCGTAGGCGTGACAATCCGCTTCGGCAGGCTCAGGAAGCGTGTGAAACTGTCGCGGATTTCGCGCACGTGGGCAGGAGTGCTGGCGCCGACCATCATCTCGTGCAGGACCACGGACGACAGATGCAGCGCAGGTGCATGCCTCGCCTGGAACGCCTGAAGCTCGGTCCGGAACGTCGCATCCCGGATCGACCGAATGTACAGGTTGGTGTCGAGCGCGTATTTCACCACTCCGGGTGATCGTCGAAGAAGTTCTTGATCTCCCCCGCCGCGGCGAGCCGGTCGATCCCCGCGTTGAGGTCGTCGCCGAGCAGCACTAGATCGAGGGCCTCGTCAAGGGCCTCTGCCACTGAGCTAGAGCCAAGGATGGTGATGGCGCGATGAAGCTTATCCTGGTCGATATCCACGCTCATTCGCCGGAGGCGGGGACTTCCCTCTGCCGCCGAAGAGCCCCGAGGAGACGTTGAGGCCATCGGATCACTCCTTCGAAATGTCACCCAAACCTAACATCCGGACCACCCACTTGCAATCGCTCGTTCAGCGATGCGCGTGCCATATGGCCGGCCATGGAAGCACGACATAGACTTCCGAACCGGAAATCACCCGCGCCTCCCGGAGAGAACGGTCGACGTGACGGAGCCCGAATCCCCCACCCCCGGCAAGACGCCGCGCGAGTCGTACACGGTGCTGTCGGAGAGCATGATGCCCGACCAGCTCAACCACCACGGCAACGTGTTCGGCGGCGTGATCCTGGCGCTGGTGGACAAGTGCGGCGGCGTGGTGGCGCGCCGGCACTCGCGCCTTCCCGTGGTCACCGTCTCCATCGACCGCGTGGAGTTCAACCAGCCGGTGTACGCCAACGACTACGTCGAGGCGCACGGCCGCATCGTCCTGGTCGGCCGCACCTCGATGGACGTGCTGGTGACGGTGACCGCCGAGCAGGTGGAGACGGGCGTGCGGCGCCAGACCAACCGCTGCATCCTGACCTACGTGGCCCTCGACCGGCTGAACGGCCGCCCCGCGCGCGTGCCCCCGCTGGTGCTGGAGACGGAGGAGGACCGGCGGCTGAACGCCGCCGCCCGGCGCCGGCGCGAGCGTCGCAGCGCCGAAGCCAGGGACGAGCAGGACGAATGGTGATGGATCGCGACGCCGCGGACCCCGCCGCCGCCGCGCGGGGTTCAACGGAAGCGGGAGATGGAGATGCGCTCGCGCGGCGCATCCGCTTCGCGCTGGAGGCCGACCGGCTGAAGGGCGTGCTGCGGCGCACCCGGCTGGTCGACGGCTCGCGCCACGAGAACAGCGCCGAGCACTCCTGGCACCTCGCGCTCCTCGCCATCCTCCTGGCCGACGCCGCCGCGCCGGAGGTCGACGCCGCGCGAGTGATCCGCATGCTCGTGGTGCACGACCTGGTGGAGGTGGAGGCGGGCGACACCTTCTGCTACGACGCGGGCGCCAACCTGGGGCGCGAGGAGCGCGAGCGCCTGGCCGCCGACCGCACCTTCGGCATCCTCCCCGCGGACGAGGGCGGCGCGCTGCGGGCGCTGTGGGAGGAGTTCGAGGCGGGGGCGACGGCCGACGCGCGCTTCGCGGTGGCGCTCGACCGCTTCCAGCCGCTGCTGCTGAACTTCTATGGCGGCGGGGGCTCGTGGCGCGAGCACGGGATCGCCCGCGCGCAGGTGCTGGCACGGATGGCGCCCATCGAGACCGGCGCGCCCGCGCTCTGGCCGTTCGTGCTGGAGGTGATCGAGCGCGCCTGCGCGGAAGGGTGGATCTCGCCCGACGCGTGAGTTTGCCTGTCCGCGCGGGCCGCTTATCTTCGGGAAAGATGGGGCGCCCGCCGCCGGTGGTACCGCAGCACCCGCCGTTCCCCGCAGCCGGTTCCGCAGTCTCGCGATGCAGCATCACGGCTTCCCCGGCCTCGCAGCGATGTCAAGCCGCTTCCACCTTGCCACGGAACCCGGCGTGCTCGACCGCCTGGCGCGGCTCGCGTGCTCGGTCTCGGGCGCGCGCGCGGCACTGGTGGTGACGGAGCGCGACGGGCGCACCGTCGCGGCCGGGCGGCACGGGTGGGACGGGTCGCCGCCGCTGGACGAGCTGGGGATGGAGCCGCGGGCGCGCCCCGGCCGCGCCGCGCCGCTCCACGTGGCCGCGTCGCTGCCGCTGGAGGCGAACGGCGCCGCGGAGCCGCTCGGCTCGCTCGTGGTGCTGGATGCTGGGCCGCGCGAGTGGAGCGCCGCCGAGCGGCTGGCGCTGGACGACGTGGCCTCCGCCGCCGCGGCCGAGCTGCTGCGCCTGCGCGACGCCGAGCGCCACGCCGCGCCCTCGCTCGAGGCGGAGCGCGCCGCCCGCGTGCAGGCCGAGGCGGGCGAGAAGCGCTACGCCTTCCTGGCCGAGGTCAGCTCGCTGCTGGACGCGTCGCTGGACTACGGGACCACCTTCCAGAAGCTGGCCCGCCTCGTCGTTCCCTCTCTCGCGGACTACTGCCTGATCGACGAGGCGGAGCCGGGCGGCGGCCTGCGGCGCATCGCCCGCGCGCACGTGGATCCCGGGAAGGAGAAGATCCTCTACACCAACACCTACCATCCACCGCTGGCGGAGGAGGAGGACCTGTCGCGCCACCCGGTGCTGCGGGTGATCCGCACCGGGCTGCCGCTGCTGGTGGCCGACTTCACGCCGCGGATGATCGACACCATCGCCCACGACGACGACCACCGCGGGCGATTGGCGATCCTCGACCTGCGCTCGTACATCATCGCGCCGCTGGCGGCGCGCGGGCGGGTGCTGGGGGCCATCACGCTGGCGGCCGCGGTCGAGTCCGGCCGCCGCTACCGCGCCACGGACGTGGCGCTCGCGGAGGAGGTGGCGCGGCGCGCGGCGCTGGCCATCGACAACGCGCGGCTGTACACGCTGGCGCAGGCCGCCATCCGCGCCCGCGAGGCCGTGCTCGCCGTGGTCAGCCACGACATGCGGAACCCGCTCGCCAGCATCCTGCTGAACGCCACGATGCTGCTGGACATGGCGCCGCGCGGCGCGCTGGAGCCGTGGATGGAGGACAACCTGCGGCAGATCGTGAACTCAGTGGAGCAGACCAACCGGCTGATCACCGACCTGCTGGACGTGGCGCGGATGGAGGCCAGCGGCGGCATCCCGCTGGACCGCACGCCGGTGGACGCGCGGCCCCTCGTTGCCGCGGCCGTGCGCATGCTGCAGCCGCTGGCGGCCCAGCGCGGGGTGGAGCTGGTGGACGACGCCAACGGCCCGCTTCCCGTGGTGGCGGACCCCGACCGGATCGTCCAGGTGCTCTCGAACCTGCTGGGGAACGCGGTGAAGTTCACCAACGCGGGCGGGCGGGTGCGTGTGACGGCCGCCACCTACGGCGCCGAGCAGTGGTTCGAGGTCACCGACACGGGGGTGGGGATCGCGCCGCAGGACCAGCCGCACGTGTTCGACCGCTTCCGCCAGGTGGGCCGCGACCGCCGCGGCGTGGGGCTGGGGCTGCCCATCGCGCGGGGGATCGTGGAGGCGCACGGCGGGAGGATCTGGGTGGAGAGCACCCCCGGCACCGGCACCACCATCCGCTTCACCCTTCCCGCCGCGGACGGCGACGCCGAGCGGGCGAACCCGGCGTAGGACCCTCATCCCTCCGGCCCCCTTCTCCCGAAATGCACGGGGGAAGGGGAGGACTCAGCGTGGGGGGAAGGTTCGGCGTCGGTTGAGAGGCATCTGCCCGCCGCGGGTGGCCCCCTCCCCCGGCCCCTCCCCCGCTGCGCAGGGGAGGGGAGAACTCAGCGCGGGGCAAGCACTTGCGTGAGGGATGCGCGCCCGGAGGGCCGGGACACCGCCGCGCGTGACGGAGGCCGACGGATCACGAAGATGCGTGGCGCGGCGGTGGCCCGGCGCCGTTGGCCACAGTAGTATCGTGGCCTACGGCGCGCGCAGCCCGTTTGGGCGTCTCAGCGCCCAACACGCCCAGATCCCGCAGTTCATCCACGCTTGCCCAGAGGCACATGTTCCCGGGCGTCGGGTACGATTGCTACGGACGCGCGGTTTGACGGCAGGAGAGTTGCACGCTAGCTTGCGCGGACACACGGAAGGGGAGTAGCTCACCGGGCGAGACAACCCGGCGGCCGAGTCGTCAAGACTGCGGGTGCACGCCCGCACGGTTCGGTCGGGGCGGAGGCGCGAGCGGCGCCTCTTTCAGGGCGAGACCTTCGTTTCGGCACCACGGATGCCCGTTGGATCGGGCGGCCGCGGGCCGGACGAGGGTTTCGCCCCTTTTCATGGCCGCGCCAACGGGGGAAGGACGGGCATTTGGCTGCACACGTGCTGGCGTGGGCGGGATTCGTGGGAATCGTGCTGGCGCTCCTGGCGGTGGACCTGGGGGTGTTCAACCGCCGCGCGCACGTCATCTCCATCCGGGAGGCGGCGCGCTGGAGCGCGATCACCCTCGTGCTGGCGCTGGTGTTCGCCGGGCTCATCTACACGCACAACCTGCCCACCGACATCGTGGGCGGGCGCAAGCACGCGCTGGAGTTCGTCACCGGCTACCTGATCGAGCTGGCGCTGTCGGTCGACAACATCTTCGTCTTCGTCCTGATCTTCGGCTACTTCAGCGTGCCCCCGCGCCACCAGCACCGCGTGCTGTTCTGGGGCGTGCTGGGCGCGCTGGTGTTCCGCGGCGCCATGATCGGCGCGGGCGCGCTGCTGATCCAGCGCTTCGAGTGGGTGGTGTACGTGTTCGGCGCGTTCCTGGTGTTCACCGGAATCCGCATGGCCATGCAGGAAGACGTGGAGATCGAGCCCGAGGCCAACCCGGTGCTCAAGCTCATCCGCCGCTTCCTGCCGGTGAGCGCCGACTACGACGGGCAGAAGTTCTTCACCCGCGAGAAGCTGGACGGAAAGTGGCGCCGCGCCGCCACGCCCCTCTTCGTCGTCCTGGCGCTCGTGGAGACGACGGACCTGATCTTCGCGGTCGATTCCATCCCCGCCATCTTCGCGGTCACGCGCAACCCGTTCCTGGTGTTCACCTCGAACGTGTTCGCCATCCTCTGCCTGCGCTCGCTGTACTTCCTGCTGGCCGAGGTGATCGACCGCTTCCACTACCTCAAGGCCGGCCTCTCCATCGTGCTGATCTTCATCGGCGCCAAGATGCTGGCGACGATGTTCCACCTGCACGTGGACACCGCCGTGTCGCTGGTGATCGTGGCGTGCGTGCTGATCGGCTCCGTCGTCCTCTCCCTCCTGCGGCCCAAGAAGACGGAAAACGCGCCCGACGTGCTCGAGGAGCCCGACCCGGACGAGCCGGAGACCTCCGAGACGGTGCGCACAGGGACGGAGGAGCGGTGATGGAGACGCCCCGCCGCTTCCCCGTGGTCCCCGCCGCGGTGGCGGCGATCGCGCTGGTGGCGGCGGCCGCGGCGTGGCTGGCGGTGCCGCGGAGGATCGCCTTCCACGGCACCACGTACGATCCGGTCGCGCCCGCGGAGGATTTCCGGCTCGTGGACCAGGACGGGCGCGCGGTGACGCTGGCCTCGTACCGCGGCGCCCCGCTGCTCGTCTTCTTCGGCTACACGCGCTGCGCGGACTACTGCCCGCAGACGCTCGGCCGCCTCACCCGCGCGGTCCGATCGCTGGACGGCGCGGAGGGCACGCGCATCCTCCTCGTCACCGTGGACCCGGCGCACGACACGCCGGCCGCGCTGAAGGCGTACGCCGCGCGCTTCGGCCCGCACGTCTCGGCGCTGACGGGCGATTCGGCCTCGCTGGCGGCGGCGTGGCAGGGCTACGGCGCGTACGTCCTCCCCCCGAGCGAATCTCCCGCCGCGCACCACGACGGCCACGCGGAGAAGCCGGCCGCCCGGGTCCCGCCGCAGCTCGTGCACAGCGGCGTCGTCTACGGCATCGACCGCCGCGGCAACCTCCAGGTCGTGATCTCCGAGGGCGCCACCGAGGAGGAGATGCGCGACGACATCCGCACGCTCGCCCGTCTGTAGAAACAGAAAGCCTCACGCGGAGACGCGGAGTCGCGGAGAACCCGGTGCCGGGGTGAGTTCTCCGCGCCTCCGCGTCTCCGCGTGAGGCTTTTCTCGATCGCGGCCCGCGCCGTGCATCGCCGCCGCCCAACATCGCAGAAAACGAATCAGCGGAGGATGGATGGCGAAGACGCCGAGCCGGCGCGCGTCGGACCGGATGGGGGTGAAGGTCGTGGGATGGATCGCCTGCCTGGCGCTGGCGACGTCGCTCACCTACACCTTCGTCAAGGCGCTCACCGAGGGGCCCGAGCAGGTGGATCCCCTCTTCTTCGCCCTGCAGTCGCTGGCCAGCCTCCTTTTCCTCGTCTACTCGCTGAGACTGAAGAACCCGGTGTTCGTCGCCGCCAACTGCATCGCGCTGGCGAACGCGGCGGGGACGCTGGTGGTGGCCGCCGCCGGGCGCTGAGCGGCGCTCACCGCCCGGAAGCCCCGGAGACGGCGGAAGCCGTGTGGCGGCGCGGATTTCCGCCTTGCGCACGGGGTCTGCCCAATGTATCGTGCTCCGCGCACACACCCGTATCATCAAGACCCGTCATCCCCAGCACCCTCCGTCATTCCGGGCTCCACGGCCTGGAGCTTCACCGCTAAGCACCCAAGGAGAACTCGCATGAGACGAAGTCTGGCAATCGCCGGCGCCGCCGCGCTCGCGTGCGCCGCCAGCGCCCCGCTCCACGCGCAGGGGTCCGGTGTCGACCAGCAGAGCGCGTGCATGTCGGGACGCGTGGGCGCAGGCATCGCTTCGCCCTGCGACGACGCCTCGGGCGTGTACTTCAGCCCCGGCGGCCTGGCCCTGCAGGGGAGCAACATCGGCATCGGCGTCACGCTGATCCGCGCCGGCGGCGAGTTCACCTACGACCCCGGCCGCGAGCCGGTGGGCACGGCGTCGCACATCACGCGCGAGACCGAGATCGTGCCCGTGCCGCAGATCTTCCTATCGTACAAGGCCACGCCCCGCCTGGCAGCGGCGATCGGCGCCTTCGCGCCGTACGGCCTGGGGCTCGACTGGCCGGTGTGCGACGCCAGCCAGAGCACCGCGTCGTGCACCGCCGCGGGCACCACCAACTTCGAGGGGCGCTACACGGGGTACGACAACTCGCTGCGCGCCTACTACGTGCAGCCCACCCTGTCGTACGAGCTGATCCCCGGCGTGCTGTCGGTGGGCGCGGGGCTCGACCTGGTGCACAGCACCATCGAGGTGCACCAGCGCGCCGACGCGCCGACCGTGGGGCTGCGCGGCTTCGACATCGCCGACGCCACGCTGAAGGGGAGCGGCAACGGGATCACCGGCCACGTGGGCGCGGTGCTGCGCATCAGCGACCGCACCCGGGTGGGCGTGCGCTACCTGCACCGCACCAAGGTGGACCTGGAGGGCGACGCCGACTTCACCCAGGTACCCACCGGCACCATCTTCGACCCGCTCCTGGCGGCGCAGTTCGCGGCCGGCGGCCCGCTCGAGGACCAGGGGATCGCCACCACCATCACCTTCCCCAGCCAGTTCGTGGCGGGCGTGAGCTTCCGCCCGGTGGAGGTGCTGAACCTGCTCTTCGACTACCAGCGCACCGGGTGGAGCAGCTTCGACCGCTTCGACATCGACTTCCAGGGCGCGGGCGGCGTGGACCGTACGCTGAACCTGAACTACCGCAACACCAACACCTTCCGCGCGGCCGCGCAGTTCGATTACAGCGACGCCGTGGCCATCCGCCTGGGCTACCGCTACAACACCGCCGCCACGCCGCGCGCCACGCCGTTCCTTCCCGAGGGCGAGCGCAACTACTACACGGCCGGCCTGGGGCTGCGGCTCACGCGGGCGCTGACCACCGATCTGTCGTTCCAGTACATCAACCAGCCCGACCGCCGCGGCGCGGTGCGCCCCGACGAGCCGGTCATCGGCGTGTACGGAGCCACCGGCCAGACCTTCGGCGTGACCTTCTCGTACCACTTCGGCGCGCAGCCCAACGCCCTGCAGTGACGGCCGGCGACCGGTGCTCGTCCCGTAAACAGATGAACGCGTGACAACCCTCAGGAGAGCAGCATGAGAGTGGCAACCAGACGCCCGTTCCTGGCCGTGGCCGCGCTGGCCGCCCTGGCGATGGGCGCGTGCGTGGGCGACGGCGACGACCTCGCCACGCTCCAGACCCCGGCGAACGGCGGCACGCTGTTCACGCGCTACGTGTCGCTGGGCAACTCGATCACCGCGGGCTTCCAGTCGGCGGGGATCGTGGACTCGACGCAGCGGAACTCGTACGCCAACCTGCTGGCGCAGCGCGCGGGCACGCCCTTCAACCAGCCGCTGTTCGCGCGGCCCGGGTGCCCGCCGCTGATGACGGCGCCGCTGACCCCGTCGACCGCCGCCAGCACCTGCTCGCGGGTGGACTCGGCCAAGGTGTTCGCGGGCGCCAACCTGGCGGTGCCGGGGGTGCGCATCGCCGACCTGTTCGCCATCCCCGGCGGCCAGATCGCGCAGCTGTACGGCCTGCTCACCGGCGGCCGCACCGAGATCCAGGCCATGCAGGACCTGCAGCCCACCTTCGTCTCCGCCTGGATCGGCAACAACGACGCGCTCTCCGCGGCGCTGTCGGGCACGCTGGGGCCGCTGGCCGCCGGGGCCGACTCGAACCTCACGCGGCTCGCTCCGTTCCAGGCCAACGTGACCGCCATGGCCAACGCCATCAAGGCGTCGGGCGCGCAGGGCGCGGTGATCATCGGCGTGGTGTTCGCCGACAGCGCGGCGCCGCTGCTGCAGCCGGGCGCGTACTTCTTCCTGTCGCGCGACGCGGCGGGCCGGTTCAACGGCAAGCCGGTGAACAACAACTGCTCGCCGGTGACGGCGCTGGGCACGCCCAACCCGCTGGCGGCCAACATGGTGTCGTTCCAGATCGTCAGCAGCGCGCTGCCGGAGATCAACTGCGACCCGGCCTCGGCGCAGGGCGGCGCGTTCCTGCTCGACGCCGCCGAGCGGGCGGTGCTGGGGGCGCGCATCGCCGCGTTCAACGCGGCGCTGAAGGCCGCGGCCGACGCCAACGGGTGGCTGTACGTGAACCCGATGGACATCCTGCGCCCCGAGCTGGCGCGGACCACCTCGGGCCGCTTCAACCAGATCCGCAAGTGCCAGCTCCTGGCCACGGCCACCACGGCGGCGCAGTTCCAGACGGCGGTGCTCAACAGCTGCCCGGTGACAGGCGCCACGGCGGCGCCGGGCTTCTTCGGGGCGCTGATCTCGTACGACGGGGTGCACCCCAGCTCGGCGGCGCACCTGCTGATCGCGCAGCAGCTCGCGGCGCGCATCAACACCAAGTACGGCACCACGCTGGCGACGAACTGACGGCGCCAGAAGATCGGCACGACGGCGAGGGGCGGCTCCGGATCCGGGGCCGCCCCTCAGCGTTCAGGGCACTGGATGAAGAGCCGGATTCAGGCGTGTTCCGGCCGTCGGGGGAGCGTTTTCGGAGATCCGAAAAAGACGGCCTCACGCAGAGCGGCAGAGGCAGCGGAGAACTCACCTCTTCTGCCTCTGCTGCTCTGCGTGAGACCTGTTGTTCTTCCGGATCTGGTATGAGCTTTTCTTTTCTGCTCGCCCTGCCGCTCACGAGTAGCAGATGGGGTTGCCGTCGCTGCTCACCGTGCCGTCGGGGAACACGGCGCGCACCGAGTATCCCGAAACCGTGATCGAGCACTGCCCCACGTTCGAGAAGGTGCGCGTGGCGTCGGTGTACGACGTGCTCAAGGTGCTCCCCACGTACGTGTACCAGGTGGTGTAGGTGGCGGTGAAGGGATCGAACCCCGTGTCGACCTTGTAGACCTGGTACGACGACGCGTCGCCCATGGCGGGCCACGAGATCACCGGGTGGCCGCCGGAGAGCGTGCCGCTGGCGTTCGGCCCCAGGCCGCCGGGGAACAGCACCCGCGCCGACCAGCGGTCGTAGTAGCTGAAGCCGTTGAACGACGTCGCATTCGACATCATCACCGAGGTGGGATCGGTGTCGGCGCTCCCCGAGGTGCTCACCGGCGTGCCGTCGATGTGCTCCGCGCCCTCCGTGCCGATCTCCTCGCTGCAGACGTCGGTGGGATAACATCTGTTGTTCCAGTTGGTGTGCCGGAACCCCAGCGTGTGCCCCAGCTCGTGCACCATCACCCACAGCTTCTCCGACGACGAAAGCTGGTTCTGGAAGTCGGGGTCGATGTGGATGATCGGCCCGGTGCCGCCGCCGGAGGTGGGGAAGCTGGCGCAGGCGATGGTGCCGGCGTCCGGGCACTGCGAGAAGTCGATGGTGACGTCGGGCGTGGTGGAGGTGCCCGCGGTGCGCATCAGCACGCGCGCGCCCGGGATGCTGTTCCACTGGCCGAGCGCGCTGGTGATGGCCGTGGCCCACGCCGAGCTCACGCTGCTGACCGCGGAATACTTCACGTCGATGTCGTACGCGACGCTGGAGCTCACCCGGTCGGTGGTGGCGTACTGGAGGCGCGGCCCCGCGGGCCGGGCGCGCAGATCCGCCTTGCGCAGCATGATGTCGCCCTCCACCACGTAATAGCTTCCCGCGTCGCGCAGGCCGAGGGTGCTGAAGCCCATCGCCGCGATCCGCGCCACCAGCGGATCGGGGGTGCTGGCGGTGACGTTCGCGGCCTCGTCGCCGCACGCCGCCAGCAGCAGTATCGATCCGACCAAGCCCATCCATGTTCGAACGACCCGGTTGCCGCGCATGACGTACTCCGTGGTGCTGGGTGGAAGAAACTCCCATGAGGAGATGTTGCACCCGCTCGCGTATCACCTTGCGTTCGCTGGCACAAACATTTATTCCTCACGTTATGCGCCGAATATCACAACAGCCCGACTCGCACGTCAAGGCGTCGGGTGACGCGCGGAGAGGACGAGGCGGCCGATCAGTACGGGTGGAACGGAGGAGGCCGCGACCCCATCCTGGCCGCGGCCTTTCTCCATCCCCTTGCCGCCACCTGCTATATTCCCGGTCCGTACCCTGCAGCCATCGAACGCACCGATGACCGAGCAAGCTTCCGCGGCGGGGATCCCGCCGTCCATCGACCGCATCCTGCGGCGCTTCGCCATGCTGTCGCCCGACATGACGCGGCAGGCGCTGGTGCAGTACGCCAACCGGCTTCCGCCGCTCCCCGAGCGCTTCCGGGGGCTCGACATGGAGCAGTACCGCGTGCACGAGTGCCAGACGCCGGTGGCCATCTTCCCCGAGGTGGTGGACGGGAAGATGTGGTTCCACGCCGACGTCCCGCGCGAGAGCGCCGCCATCCGCGCGCTGCTGGCCATGCTCTTCGAGGCGCTGAACGGCCAGCCGCCGCAGACCACCCTCGACATCCCCCCCGACTTCGTGCGCCAGGTGATGGGCAAGATCGGCCTGCAGGCGCGCGAGAACGGGCTGAACGCCATGGTCGAGCGCCTGCGCCGCGCCGCCCGCCGGGCCACCGCCGAGGCGGGACCGGCAACGGCGGGATGACGGGGCGGAAGGGGACGCGGATCGCCGCCCGGGCGGCGCACTTCGGCGCGCGGGCGAGCCAAAACGCACTTGCGCGACGGGGGCCGCCGCATTCTTTTGTCGGCCCGGACCGACAGGAGACCTGGATACCGATGCCTCGACCGATCCCCGGCCTGGTGCGCCCGGCGCTCGTCGCCGCGCTGGCGCTGGCCGCCGCAGGCTGCCACCCCGGCGGCGACTACGGGTACGACCGCGTTTCGTACCGCGAAGAGCCCGCCGTGCCGCAGGCCACCAACCCCGACCCGCCCCCGGTTCCCGCCGGCGGGCTGGCCGGCGCCGCGCAGGCGCGCCTGGCCGCGAAGAACCTTCCCGCCGGCGTCACGCAGGCCATGGTGGACCAGGGGCAGGACCTGTTCGGCACCGTGTGCGCCGGCTGCCACGGGCCCGCGGGGGCCGGCACCACCACCTGCCCCACGCTGAGCGACACCAAGTGGATCAACATCTCCGGCGCCTACCCGGAGATCGTGACGCTGATCACCAACGGCGTGCCGCAGCCGAAGGAGCACCCGGCGCCCATGCCGCCCAAGGGCGGCGGGAGCTTCGACGACGCGCAGGTGCGCGCCCTGGCCGCCTACGTCTACGCGCTGAGCCACCAGTCATGAGCACAC belongs to Longimicrobium sp. and includes:
- a CDS encoding type II toxin-antitoxin system VapC family toxin; this translates as MKYALDTNLYIRSIRDATFRTELQAFQARHAPALHLSSVVLHEMMVGASTPAHVREIRDSFTRFLSLPKRIVTPTHAAWSRAGEVLSEIASTVGMERSRMPRAFVNDALIAVSCSEAGVMLLTDNVQDFERLKPFVPFQFSQPWPPAVRR
- a CDS encoding acyl-CoA thioesterase, which translates into the protein MTEPESPTPGKTPRESYTVLSESMMPDQLNHHGNVFGGVILALVDKCGGVVARRHSRLPVVTVSIDRVEFNQPVYANDYVEAHGRIVLVGRTSMDVLVTVTAEQVETGVRRQTNRCILTYVALDRLNGRPARVPPLVLETEEDRRLNAAARRRRERRSAEARDEQDEW
- a CDS encoding HD domain-containing protein encodes the protein MDRDAADPAAAARGSTEAGDGDALARRIRFALEADRLKGVLRRTRLVDGSRHENSAEHSWHLALLAILLADAAAPEVDAARVIRMLVVHDLVEVEAGDTFCYDAGANLGREERERLAADRTFGILPADEGGALRALWEEFEAGATADARFAVALDRFQPLLLNFYGGGGSWREHGIARAQVLARMAPIETGAPALWPFVLEVIERACAEGWISPDA
- a CDS encoding GAF domain-containing sensor histidine kinase, yielding MSSRFHLATEPGVLDRLARLACSVSGARAALVVTERDGRTVAAGRHGWDGSPPLDELGMEPRARPGRAAPLHVAASLPLEANGAAEPLGSLVVLDAGPREWSAAERLALDDVASAAAAELLRLRDAERHAAPSLEAERAARVQAEAGEKRYAFLAEVSSLLDASLDYGTTFQKLARLVVPSLADYCLIDEAEPGGGLRRIARAHVDPGKEKILYTNTYHPPLAEEEDLSRHPVLRVIRTGLPLLVADFTPRMIDTIAHDDDHRGRLAILDLRSYIIAPLAARGRVLGAITLAAAVESGRRYRATDVALAEEVARRAALAIDNARLYTLAQAAIRAREAVLAVVSHDMRNPLASILLNATMLLDMAPRGALEPWMEDNLRQIVNSVEQTNRLITDLLDVARMEASGGIPLDRTPVDARPLVAAAVRMLQPLAAQRGVELVDDANGPLPVVADPDRIVQVLSNLLGNAVKFTNAGGRVRVTAATYGAEQWFEVTDTGVGIAPQDQPHVFDRFRQVGRDRRGVGLGLPIARGIVEAHGGRIWVESTPGTGTTIRFTLPAADGDAERANPA
- a CDS encoding TerC family protein, with amino-acid sequence MAAHVLAWAGFVGIVLALLAVDLGVFNRRAHVISIREAARWSAITLVLALVFAGLIYTHNLPTDIVGGRKHALEFVTGYLIELALSVDNIFVFVLIFGYFSVPPRHQHRVLFWGVLGALVFRGAMIGAGALLIQRFEWVVYVFGAFLVFTGIRMAMQEDVEIEPEANPVLKLIRRFLPVSADYDGQKFFTREKLDGKWRRAATPLFVVLALVETTDLIFAVDSIPAIFAVTRNPFLVFTSNVFAILCLRSLYFLLAEVIDRFHYLKAGLSIVLIFIGAKMLATMFHLHVDTAVSLVIVACVLIGSVVLSLLRPKKTENAPDVLEEPDPDEPETSETVRTGTEER
- a CDS encoding SCO family protein; this encodes METPRRFPVVPAAVAAIALVAAAAAWLAVPRRIAFHGTTYDPVAPAEDFRLVDQDGRAVTLASYRGAPLLVFFGYTRCADYCPQTLGRLTRAVRSLDGAEGTRILLVTVDPAHDTPAALKAYAARFGPHVSALTGDSASLAAAWQGYGAYVLPPSESPAAHHDGHAEKPAARVPPQLVHSGVVYGIDRRGNLQVVISEGATEEEMRDDIRTLARL
- a CDS encoding outer membrane protein transport protein, with product MRRSLAIAGAAALACAASAPLHAQGSGVDQQSACMSGRVGAGIASPCDDASGVYFSPGGLALQGSNIGIGVTLIRAGGEFTYDPGREPVGTASHITRETEIVPVPQIFLSYKATPRLAAAIGAFAPYGLGLDWPVCDASQSTASCTAAGTTNFEGRYTGYDNSLRAYYVQPTLSYELIPGVLSVGAGLDLVHSTIEVHQRADAPTVGLRGFDIADATLKGSGNGITGHVGAVLRISDRTRVGVRYLHRTKVDLEGDADFTQVPTGTIFDPLLAAQFAAGGPLEDQGIATTITFPSQFVAGVSFRPVEVLNLLFDYQRTGWSSFDRFDIDFQGAGGVDRTLNLNYRNTNTFRAAAQFDYSDAVAIRLGYRYNTAATPRATPFLPEGERNYYTAGLGLRLTRALTTDLSFQYINQPDRRGAVRPDEPVIGVYGATGQTFGVTFSYHFGAQPNALQ
- a CDS encoding SGNH/GDSL hydrolase family protein translates to MATRRPFLAVAALAALAMGACVGDGDDLATLQTPANGGTLFTRYVSLGNSITAGFQSAGIVDSTQRNSYANLLAQRAGTPFNQPLFARPGCPPLMTAPLTPSTAASTCSRVDSAKVFAGANLAVPGVRIADLFAIPGGQIAQLYGLLTGGRTEIQAMQDLQPTFVSAWIGNNDALSAALSGTLGPLAAGADSNLTRLAPFQANVTAMANAIKASGAQGAVIIGVVFADSAAPLLQPGAYFFLSRDAAGRFNGKPVNNNCSPVTALGTPNPLAANMVSFQIVSSALPEINCDPASAQGGAFLLDAAERAVLGARIAAFNAALKAAADANGWLYVNPMDILRPELARTTSGRFNQIRKCQLLATATTAAQFQTAVLNSCPVTGATAAPGFFGALISYDGVHPSSAAHLLIAQQLAARINTKYGTTLATN